Sequence from the Maribellus comscasis genome:
AAATGATATACAACTCACCGGGTTGAGCCAAACAATAAGCACTTTCAACGTCTATCAACGCATCATTTTCCACCATCTCTTCCAACGGAAATTGTTGCACAAACTGCGTTGCAATAGTTGACTGCTTCCACCACTGTTCACGACTTCGAAAATCTTCACAGCTTAAGTCGGTATGCGGGTAACGATAGCCAAAGTACCACTCAACACCGGCTCCCCCGGCAAGCAAAGTTCCCCATAAACAGCTCTGCCGAATTGTATCGTGTGCTAAATCATAAGAATCAGGCATCACACCTTTCCAGTGCTGACCAATTTCATCAAGATTTACCAGCCAGCGTTTACCCGATTTTTCCGATTCCTGCACCCATTTGAGGATTCTTTCGTGAACACGCAGCGGATCCCCAATCTGCATGGAGGGCCCGTCCAGATTTTCAAACCCCAGCATCGGTATTAGATACTCATCTTGTTTGGCATCGTTTGAATGGGTATGCAAAACAACTACTGAAGGATAGGGATTTATTTTCTTCAGATAATTTGCCATATCTTTCTTCTGCGCATCTGTTTGCCCGATCGGAGAAAAACCGGCAGGGCCATTTTCTTCACCAATATTCCAGGTTATTCCTAAATGATGACCAAAACGCGCCGTCAACTCCCTTATGTATAGTTTTCTTTGTACATCGGTATAACCGGCATCAAGCAAAACCTCATTTTCAGTTTCCTGTAAGACAAAATGCATCATCATGCCAAGGTTATCCATGTGGTCGAAAACCATTTCCCACTGGTCGAGTTTGCTGCAATCAAATCGATATCTTTCGTTATGGTCATTGTACGGCCAAACATCCTTCCCATCACCCAGAATGTTCATCGTTAACATATATACAGAATTAACGCCTTTAGCATGCAAATAATTCAAAGCTCCAATAATGCCTTTTCCTTTGCCGTTTTGCCACGAAGGATCTCCTTCATTCCAATCGCGAATATGCGGCTCATATTTATGTAAATCTTTTTTGGGATCTGCTTCCCCTTCACGGGTTTCAGTTTTCAGACTAAAACGATAGGTTTGATCAAAGTCGGCATAGGCAAGGAAATTTTCGGGACTGTCTGCACCATTTTTTATCCATATCTCCTCCGAATCCTGAAACCTGAAATATCCTTTTCCTCCATTCACAATTCTGCCTTTTTTTCTAAAATCGTCTGCTGATTTATCTGATTCTGTTATTACAAAAGACCCGTGTACTCCATCAGCAGCAAGCGACTCGCCATCATTTTGTTCCTCTAAAACAACAATATTTTTACCTTTCCTGAAGGAAATTTTATAACTCCATTCACCTGTTAAGTCCGGTCTGAAACATACTTTCCAGATATTTCCTCTTTCAGCCGAAGTTTCGGCGGCATTTCCATCAGCAGCAAAAAAACCGGGGACTTTGTATGAAACAGATCCATTTGAAAATGTAACATCGAGTTTATAATCCAGAAAAGGATTTTCGCGGTTCCATTCCGAGGTTTCAGGCCCGGAA
This genomic interval carries:
- a CDS encoding DUF5060 domain-containing protein; its protein translation is MKFLLYLSAFFLLISCKTKTKSEVEITGELKQWHKITLIVSGPETSEWNRENPFLDYKLDVTFSNGSVSYKVPGFFAADGNAAETSAERGNIWKVCFRPDLTGEWSYKISFRKGKNIVVLEEQNDGESLAADGVHGSFVITESDKSADDFRKKGRIVNGGKGYFRFQDSEEIWIKNGADSPENFLAYADFDQTYRFSLKTETREGEADPKKDLHKYEPHIRDWNEGDPSWQNGKGKGIIGALNYLHAKGVNSVYMLTMNILGDGKDVWPYNDHNERYRFDCSKLDQWEMVFDHMDNLGMMMHFVLQETENEVLLDAGYTDVQRKLYIRELTARFGHHLGITWNIGEENGPAGFSPIGQTDAQKKDMANYLKKINPYPSVVVLHTHSNDAKQDEYLIPMLGFENLDGPSMQIGDPLRVHERILKWVQESEKSGKRWLVNLDEIGQHWKGVMPDSYDLAHDTIRQSCLWGTLLAGGAGVEWYFGYRYPHTDLSCEDFRSREQWWKQSTIATQFVQQFPLEEMVENDALIDVESAYCLAQPGELYIIYLPIGRKTTGVNFQSDGNFKVQWFNPREGGGLKNGSVDKVAGSGFQDLGNPPEDAQKDWVVVVQK